In one window of Frigoriglobus tundricola DNA:
- a CDS encoding O-methyltransferase: MLASYVRPTPMTDRLYKYVLSVGVREPAAFEALRADTARLPECEWQIAPEQGPFLALLVQLMGAKKCLEVGTFTGYSAMWVAGALPADGALTCCELSGVYAGVARKHLTAAGLMSKVDLRVAPAADTLAELLAGGHAATFDYAFIDADKGRYDLYYERCLELVRPGGLVAIDNTLWDGKPADPSVTDPDTLAIRALNAKVHGDDRVALSFLPFADGLTLARKR, encoded by the coding sequence ATGCTCGCCAGTTACGTCCGCCCGACACCGATGACCGACCGGCTGTACAAGTACGTGTTGTCCGTGGGCGTGCGCGAGCCGGCGGCGTTCGAGGCGCTCCGCGCGGACACCGCGCGGCTCCCCGAGTGCGAGTGGCAGATCGCCCCGGAGCAGGGGCCGTTCCTCGCGCTGCTCGTTCAGCTCATGGGCGCGAAGAAGTGCCTCGAAGTGGGCACGTTCACCGGGTACTCGGCGATGTGGGTGGCGGGCGCGCTGCCCGCCGACGGCGCGCTGACCTGCTGCGAACTCAGCGGCGTGTACGCGGGCGTCGCGCGGAAGCACCTCACCGCCGCCGGGCTGATGAGCAAAGTGGACCTGCGCGTCGCCCCCGCGGCCGACACGCTCGCGGAACTGCTCGCCGGCGGCCACGCCGCGACCTTCGACTACGCGTTCATCGACGCCGACAAGGGGCGCTACGACCTCTACTACGAGCGGTGCCTCGAACTCGTCCGGCCCGGCGGCCTCGTCGCCATCGACAACACGCTCTGGGACGGCAAACCCGCCGACCCGTCGGTGACCGACCCCGACACGCTTGCGATCCGCGCGCTGAACGCCAAGGTCCACGGCGACGACCGCGTCGCGCTCAGCTTCCTCCCCTTCGCCGACGGGCTGACGCTGGCTCGGAAACGCTAA
- a CDS encoding DUF2784 domain-containing protein, with amino-acid sequence MWYGIAADLMVAIHITYVAYVILGQLAIVIAAPMKWQWARNPWFRVTHLGAIAVVAYEAVRGLRCPLTVWEEQLRALAGQTFGGSDTFMGRILHDLLFVENMPEIAFTIGYCGMALLVVQGLIMYPPRWFRVARTAKTDTARPALA; translated from the coding sequence ATGTGGTACGGCATTGCCGCCGACCTGATGGTCGCTATTCACATCACATATGTCGCCTATGTGATTCTGGGCCAACTGGCGATCGTGATCGCCGCGCCGATGAAGTGGCAGTGGGCACGGAACCCGTGGTTCCGGGTCACGCACCTCGGCGCGATCGCCGTCGTCGCCTACGAGGCGGTCCGCGGGCTGCGGTGCCCGCTGACCGTGTGGGAGGAGCAACTGCGGGCACTGGCCGGGCAGACGTTCGGCGGGAGCGACACGTTCATGGGCCGCATCCTGCACGATCTGCTGTTCGTCGAGAACATGCCGGAGATCGCGTTCACGATCGGCTACTGCGGAATGGCGCTGCTGGTGGTGCAGGGGCTGATCATGTACCCGCCGCGGTGGTTCCGGGTCGCCCGCACGGCGAAAACGGACACGGCCCGGCCGGCTCTGGCATAA
- the dapA gene encoding 4-hydroxy-tetrahydrodipicolinate synthase, producing MVATRGELFAGVTVAIVTPFKNGEVDWDELGKLVDWHCEQGTDALAPCGTTGESPTLTHDENERVVAFVCERARGRTKIMAGTGSNSTAEAVRMTKAAKRAGATGTLQVGPYYNKPTQEGYFRHFAALAEATDLPIVVYNIPGRTASNILPETIARMAEKCPTIVAIKEATGSLDQASQIAALCDLTILSGDDSLTLPLMSIGGKGVVSVVGNIVPRDMMALVRAFAAGKFEDALQWHRKLFPLCRDMLGVATNPTPLKAAMKLLGRGNGEMRLPMCPIDAAGEAKVKQTLINYGLLKA from the coding sequence ATGGTTGCCACCCGCGGCGAGCTGTTCGCCGGCGTCACCGTCGCCATCGTTACGCCGTTCAAGAACGGCGAAGTCGATTGGGACGAACTCGGCAAACTCGTGGACTGGCACTGCGAGCAGGGCACCGACGCGCTCGCCCCGTGCGGCACCACCGGCGAATCGCCCACCCTCACCCACGACGAGAACGAGCGCGTGGTCGCGTTCGTGTGCGAGCGCGCCCGCGGGCGCACCAAGATCATGGCCGGCACGGGGTCGAACTCGACCGCCGAAGCGGTCCGCATGACGAAGGCCGCGAAGCGGGCCGGGGCCACCGGCACGCTCCAGGTCGGCCCCTATTACAACAAGCCGACGCAGGAGGGCTACTTCCGCCACTTCGCCGCGCTCGCGGAGGCCACGGACCTGCCGATCGTCGTGTACAACATCCCGGGCCGCACCGCGTCGAACATCCTGCCGGAGACCATCGCCCGCATGGCCGAGAAGTGCCCCACCATTGTCGCGATCAAGGAGGCCACGGGGTCGCTCGATCAGGCGTCGCAGATCGCGGCCCTCTGCGACCTCACGATCCTCAGCGGCGACGACAGCCTCACGCTCCCGCTGATGAGCATCGGCGGCAAGGGCGTGGTGAGCGTGGTCGGGAACATCGTCCCGCGGGACATGATGGCACTCGTGCGGGCGTTCGCGGCCGGGAAATTCGAGGACGCGCTCCAGTGGCACCGGAAGCTGTTCCCGCTGTGCCGCGACATGCTCGGCGTGGCGACGAACCCGACCCCGCTCAAGGCCGCGATGAAGTTGCTGGGCCGCGGCAACGGCGAGATGCGCCTGCCGATGTGCCCGATCGACGCGGCCGGCGAGGCGAAGGTGAAGCAGACGCTCATCAATTACGGGCTGCTCAAGGCGTAA